A genomic stretch from Colwellia sp. Arc7-635 includes:
- the dnaQ gene encoding DNA polymerase III subunit epsilon — MIEENKQDERLIILDTETTGINPREGHRIVEIGCVEMINRQLTGRSYHVYVKPMAQGMQMVMDQEVINIHGLTDDFLRDKPVFGQIAQEFINFIQGARLVIHNAKFDVGFMDHEFAMMRGLPKTTDICSITDTLKVSKDEFGSPKTLDYLARFYKVDKLIDRTYHGALIDAQLLAFVYIEMTRKQATLNLQSGDSQAEDANAIRRVTLNRAKLKVLTATADEVTEHEKRLSIVNDEGATPLWHN; from the coding sequence TTGATTGAAGAAAACAAGCAAGACGAACGACTGATCATACTCGATACGGAAACCACGGGTATAAACCCACGTGAGGGACACCGTATTGTTGAAATTGGTTGTGTAGAAATGATCAATCGTCAACTAACCGGTCGAAGCTATCATGTATACGTCAAGCCTATGGCGCAGGGTATGCAAATGGTAATGGACCAAGAAGTTATCAATATTCATGGCCTGACCGATGACTTTTTACGTGACAAACCTGTATTTGGACAAATAGCACAAGAGTTTATTAATTTCATTCAAGGTGCTCGTTTAGTTATTCATAATGCCAAGTTTGATGTTGGTTTTATGGACCATGAATTTGCAATGATGCGAGGCCTGCCAAAAACAACAGACATATGTAGCATTACTGATACATTAAAAGTATCGAAGGATGAATTTGGCTCACCTAAAACCTTAGATTATTTGGCCCGTTTTTATAAAGTCGATAAATTAATAGACCGTACCTATCATGGCGCGTTGATTGATGCTCAATTACTGGCATTTGTTTACATTGAAATGACACGTAAGCAGGCAACGTTAAACTTGCAGTCAGGTGACAGCCAAGCCGAAGACGCTAATGCTATTCGTAGAGTCACTCTCAACCGTGCTAAATTAAAGGTTTTAACTGCAACTGCCGATGAAGTCACAGAACACGAAAAACGTTTGAGTATCGTTAATGACGAAGGGGCTACGCCACTATGGCACAATTAA
- a CDS encoding DUF2919 family protein, with translation MSTKYYANLLPKDFDNFDCLKLAPGIYLILLFVLRAYIIWIMSVTNMRDHVGIIQWIYPQTSLFYLNLVSGVIGLFIVLVLSLRRPNAATWVRTCWQKCKTLLIGALAFDLLIGVLGYFIWHLQSLSWLMVHCSLVMSAVFYILRSKRFTINLAEFPEELPEK, from the coding sequence ATGTCGACTAAATATTACGCAAATTTATTACCAAAAGATTTTGATAACTTTGATTGTTTAAAATTGGCACCCGGTATTTATCTTATTTTATTGTTTGTTTTGCGCGCTTATATCATCTGGATCATGTCAGTGACTAATATGCGCGACCATGTTGGTATTATTCAATGGATATATCCGCAAACATCATTATTTTATCTGAACTTAGTTTCGGGTGTTATTGGACTATTTATTGTGCTTGTTTTAAGTTTACGACGGCCTAATGCGGCAACTTGGGTGCGTACTTGCTGGCAAAAGTGTAAAACATTATTGATTGGTGCTTTAGCGTTCGACTTACTCATCGGCGTTTTAGGATATTTTATTTGGCATCTACAATCGCTATCTTGGTTGATGGTGCATTGCTCGTTAGTCATGTCAGCTGTATTCTATATATTGCGCAGTAAACGATTTACCATTAATCTAGCTGAATTTCCTGAAGAATTACCTGAAAAATAA